From the Butyrivibrio fibrisolvens genome, one window contains:
- the recA gene encoding recombinase RecA has translation MEREEKQKALEAALGQIEKQYGKGAVMKLGDPTNQMSVETTPTGSLSLDIALGLGGIPKGRIVEIYGPESSGKTTVTLHMIAEIQKRGGIAGFIDAEHALDPVYARNIGVDIDNLYISQPDSGEQALEITETMVRSGAIDIVVVDSVAALVPKAEIDGEMGDSHVGLQARLMSQALRKLTAVISKSNCTVVFINQLREKVGIMFGNPETTTGGRALKFYSSVRLDVRRTDSIKVGGEVVGNHTKVKVVKNKIAPPFKTAEFDIMFGKGISQSGDILDLAANIDIVNKSGAWYQYNGEKIGQGRENAKAYLEEHPEIMAEIEGRVREFYNLPLDEFSKAQAAKATEAEADETAKKSSKKKAEA, from the coding sequence ATGGAAAGAGAAGAAAAACAAAAAGCACTTGAGGCTGCCCTTGGACAGATTGAAAAGCAATATGGTAAAGGCGCAGTTATGAAACTGGGTGACCCTACTAATCAGATGAGTGTTGAGACAACACCTACAGGTTCCCTTAGTCTTGATATTGCACTTGGACTTGGAGGAATTCCTAAAGGACGTATCGTTGAGATATACGGACCGGAATCTTCAGGTAAGACAACAGTTACACTTCATATGATCGCAGAGATTCAGAAGAGAGGCGGTATTGCAGGCTTCATCGATGCCGAGCACGCTCTTGATCCTGTATATGCAAGGAATATCGGAGTAGATATAGACAATCTTTATATCTCTCAGCCTGACAGTGGTGAGCAGGCTCTTGAGATCACAGAGACTATGGTTCGTTCCGGAGCTATTGATATTGTAGTAGTTGACTCTGTTGCAGCACTTGTACCTAAGGCGGAGATTGACGGTGAGATGGGTGATTCGCATGTAGGTCTTCAGGCAAGGCTTATGTCTCAGGCTCTTCGTAAGCTTACAGCTGTTATCAGCAAGTCTAACTGTACAGTAGTATTCATCAACCAGCTTCGTGAGAAGGTTGGTATCATGTTTGGTAATCCTGAGACTACTACAGGTGGTAGAGCTCTTAAGTTCTATTCATCAGTACGTCTTGATGTACGCCGTACAGATTCTATCAAAGTTGGCGGTGAAGTTGTAGGTAACCACACTAAGGTCAAGGTCGTTAAGAACAAGATCGCTCCGCCATTCAAGACAGCTGAGTTCGATATCATGTTTGGTAAGGGAATATCTCAGTCCGGTGATATCCTTGATCTTGCTGCTAATATCGATATTGTCAACAAGTCAGGTGCATGGTATCAGTACAATGGCGAGAAGATAGGTCAGGGCCGTGAGAATGCCAAGGCTTACCTTGAAGAGCATCCTGAGATCATGGCTGAGATCGAAGGCAGGGTTCGCGAGTTCTATAACCTTCCTTTAGATGAGTTCTCTAAGGCACAGGCTGCTAAGGCTACAGAAGCTGAAGCTGATGAGACTGCCAAGAAGAGTTCTAAGAAGAAGGCAGAAGCTTAA